A window of Eriocheir sinensis breed Jianghai 21 chromosome 63, ASM2467909v1, whole genome shotgun sequence contains these coding sequences:
- the LOC126986886 gene encoding uncharacterized protein LOC126986886 — MAECLQGQESRQDPDNLHPGLVPLILPPGVTADIAARLTTSILLRRAYCTSRPWDQWILLASLKILHGQATPMLDSVSLHLLQGTSSEKFAECDFADEAEENADPQLTEEQVKGTEINLGGKNYAVKNVISDGRNKSEVNHNSPKSNLIGDRNLDVKPTPQSKSSHENTLPQASSSPSTHTDVIVTKDTLEYNIKSPKGNSMNESKTPPASSYVSWKQYSLHKDKSPQKNSNKTSEESPQNKEGSLVEASQNYHKKHNPGEDKGLRKIHNACQKKSTFIKDKIPTETYLSFKSPEGRGVTQVDASMQVTPRKLGIYLNKWAQVKLPRKAEQGVQTEFLLNSGAPQTKSSGTQTRFQGHGHLSSASIEKEVQTVLIIKKDKSTQVDHKAKTGSQPSHLVWKMVSVSGLPKECNHWAHGSKWEVKNWGRTRKDNNHKALGESLEDSEAESDGRKDGWLFHGRPLLNNDQTKPVDIPLDCLASLNDFALLDPRLSVLS, encoded by the exons ATGGCCGAGTGTCTGCAGGGCCAGGAGTCTCGCCAGGACCCGGATAATCTCCATCCCGGCCTGGTGCCCCTGATCCTGCCCCCGGGGGTGACTGCTGACATAGCGGCGAGG CTCACAACAAGTATCCTGCTGCGCCGTGCTTATTGCACCTCTAGGCCGTGGGATCAGTGGATCCTTCTCGCCTCCCTCAAAATCCTCCATGGTCAGGCAACTCCTATGCTGGATTCTGTGAGTCTTCACTTACTTCAAGGGACATCAAGTGAAAAGTTTGCTGAATGTGACTTTGCTGATGAGGCAGAAGAGAATGCTGACCCTCAGCTGACTGAAGAACAAGTAAAAGGAACAGAAATCAATTTAGGGGGAAAGAATTATGCAGTCAAAAATGTAATTAGTGATGGTAGAAATAAATCAGAAGTAAACCACAACTCCCCCAAAAGTAATCTCATAGGAGACAGAAATCTTGATGTAAAACCCACTCCCCAGAGTAAGAGTTCCCATGAGAACACCCTCCCCCAGGCAAGTAGTTCTCCTTCAACACACACTGATGTCATTGTAACTAAAGACACCTTAGAATATAACATTAAATCTCCTAAAGGAAATAGCATGAATGAAAGCAAAACACCTCCTGCATCTAGTTATGTTTCATGGAAACAATATAGTCTACATAAAGATAAAAGTCcacaaaaaaatagtaataagacCTCCGAGGAGTCTCCTCAAAATAAAGAGGGAAGTCTTGTAGAAGCAAGCCAGAATTACCACAAAAAGCACAACCCTGGTGAAGATAAAGGACTCAGAAAAATACACAATGCTTGTCAGAAGAAAAGCACTTTTATCAAAGATAAAATCCCTACTGAAACATACCTTTCTTTCAAGAGCCCTGAAGGTAGAGGTGTTACTCAAGTAGATGCTAGTATGCAGGTGACACCAAGGAAGCTAGGAATCTATTTAAACAAGTGGGCTCAGGTCAAGCTTCCTCGAAAAGCTGAACAAGGAGTTCAGACAGAATTTTTGCTGAACTCTGGAGCACCACAGACCAAAAGTTCAGGGACCCAGACTCGTTTTCAGGGACATGGTCATTTGTCATCAGCATCTATTGAAAAGGAAGTTCAGACAGTTCTGATTATTAAAAAGGATAAAAGTACCCAGGTTGATCATAAAGCCAAGACAGGGAGTCAACCGTCACATCTGGTGTGGAAGATGGTTTCTGTGTCAGGTTTACCAAAAGAATGTAATCACTGGGCTCATGGGAGTAAGTGGGAGGTAAAGAATTGGGGTCGTACTCGGAAGGATAATAATCACAAAGCCCTCGGTGAGAGTCTTGAGGACAGTGAAGCAGAGAGTGATGGTAGGAAAGATGGGTGGCTCTTCCATGGGCGGCCCTTGTTGAACAATGATCAGACAAAGCCAGTGGATATTCCCTTAGATTGTCTGGCAAGTCTAAATGATTTTGCCTTGCTAGATCCAAGGTTGTCTGTTTTAAGTTAG